A genomic stretch from Bacillus sp. N1-1 includes:
- a CDS encoding PucR family transcriptional regulator, protein MHTDQESHNPFQGPFRTLEDLADCIRENLGCPVTIEDSDHRILAYSSHDENVDPARIATIMKRKVPEEVIKSLWKKGIIPQLFESDDPVIIPAIPEVGLGQRVAISVRKNEELLGFIWAQLNWEVTQDELNLLKKAAKVVKNQILKLEIKKRQSEEGHREFFWKLLTGHYTKEENLHQQASTYQLKLKGEMAIVIFEFSDEIQQSLERHMNYYIQASHQIELIYSTLDQNQLILLVRPSDQHNTAEQLTSFVQVFVEKISNRLGVDTLKGGAGTLYQSPLSIKNSYREALHVLSIKERFKKEVTAVYSYQDLGIYQFIDLLYKERQHYQNPYIEKLKQYDGIHHTQLLETLDTYLQHDSNVKAAAQVLHVHTNTLNYRLKRIADVANLDLKDANQKVTLYLDLKIEQMKS, encoded by the coding sequence ATGCATACCGATCAAGAAAGTCATAACCCTTTTCAGGGACCATTCCGTACATTAGAAGATTTAGCTGACTGCATCCGAGAAAACCTAGGTTGTCCCGTTACGATAGAAGATTCAGATCATCGGATTCTCGCATATAGTTCACATGATGAGAATGTCGACCCGGCACGTATTGCCACTATCATGAAACGGAAAGTACCGGAAGAAGTGATCAAAAGTCTCTGGAAAAAAGGCATTATTCCACAGCTATTTGAAAGTGATGACCCCGTTATCATCCCAGCGATTCCAGAAGTTGGGCTAGGCCAAAGAGTCGCTATATCCGTTCGGAAAAATGAAGAGCTCCTTGGTTTTATTTGGGCTCAATTGAATTGGGAAGTGACCCAGGACGAGTTGAACCTTCTAAAGAAAGCAGCAAAAGTTGTTAAAAATCAAATCCTGAAATTAGAAATAAAGAAGCGACAGTCAGAAGAAGGGCATCGCGAGTTTTTCTGGAAGTTGCTCACGGGGCATTACACAAAAGAAGAGAATCTCCATCAGCAAGCTTCCACGTATCAGCTGAAATTAAAGGGCGAGATGGCGATCGTGATCTTTGAATTTAGTGATGAAATACAGCAATCGCTTGAGCGTCATATGAATTACTACATTCAGGCTTCTCATCAAATCGAATTAATTTATAGTACGTTAGATCAAAACCAGCTCATTTTACTCGTTCGTCCTTCAGACCAACACAACACAGCTGAACAGCTTACCAGTTTTGTTCAAGTCTTTGTTGAGAAAATTAGTAATCGTCTTGGTGTTGATACGTTAAAAGGCGGGGCTGGAACGCTCTATCAAAGCCCTCTTTCGATAAAGAACAGCTATCGCGAAGCCCTTCATGTGCTGTCAATTAAAGAACGATTTAAAAAGGAAGTTACGGCGGTCTATAGCTATCAGGATCTTGGGATTTATCAATTTATTGACCTCCTTTATAAAGAGCGTCAGCACTATCAAAACCCCTATATCGAAAAATTAAAGCAGTATGATGGCATTCATCATACTCAGCTACTTGAAACGCTTGATACTTATCTGCAACACGATAGCAATGTGAAAGCTGCCGCTCAAGTCCTCCACGTTCATACAAACACGTTGAACTATCGCCTCAAACGTATCGCTGATGTGGCAAACCTTGACTTAAAAGATGCCAATCAAAAAGTAACGCTTTATCTGGATTTAAAAATCGAACAAATGAAATCATAG
- the ppsA gene encoding phosphoenolpyruvate synthase, producing MVEQSAIRWFHEIRKEDIALVGGKGANLGELTQSGVHVPPGFCVTAEAYTAFITERELDQSILEKMKKLDYENNDQLNAVSAEIREWILQTDMLESIEVEIRNAYAAFSQNLNVTDPFVAVRSSATAEDLPEASFAGQQDTYLEISGITELLYHIKKCWASLWTARAIYYREKQQFNHFDVSLCAVVQLMVNSEKSGVIFTANPITGEREQMMINASWGLGEAVVSGMVSPDEYIVDKRTFKLIEKHVAEKKVLVVKKANAIGTDTVAVKEYLSEGHVNQQCLTQAEIAHLSRDAVRIEELYQTPQDIEWGLDCQTNELYILQARPITTLKEEETKVVEKVETPKKMLVRGLAASPGSASGKVRKIKDISEVSLVEEGDILVTIMTNPDMIPAMKKAAALITDEGGRTCHAAIVSREFGIPCIVGSSIATDVLMDGMEVTVDATRGVVYEGILKEAEPVKKKEAANEATNSTEEFNEALLHQLAPITGTKVYMNLGEPDLINKYKHLPFDGIGLMRTEFIFSNIGIHPMHLLKTGQEEMFIEKMAEGITKVAQDIYPKPMVVRLSDFRSNEFRGLIGGDEVEPVEANPMIGWRGVSRYISPQYEEGFRLECRAIKKVRDEYGLINVWTMLPFVRTTWEVEKVKKIMAEEGLVQNQEFKIWIMAEVPSVIFEAEEFAQLVDGFSIGSNDLTQLILGSDRDSGILNSMGYFDERNPSVKRAIKQLIHGAHKHGKTVSICGQGPSTYPEFTEFLIQEGIDSVSINPDTVAATRRSVASVEQRMILNKVRGL from the coding sequence ATGGTGGAGCAAAGTGCGATTCGATGGTTTCATGAAATAAGAAAAGAGGATATTGCTCTTGTTGGTGGTAAGGGAGCTAATCTTGGAGAGCTTACGCAGAGCGGTGTACACGTACCGCCTGGTTTTTGTGTAACGGCTGAAGCCTATACAGCATTTATCACGGAACGAGAACTCGATCAGTCCATTCTAGAAAAAATGAAAAAGCTTGATTATGAAAATAACGATCAGCTCAATGCAGTGAGTGCTGAAATTAGAGAATGGATTCTGCAGACAGATATGCTTGAATCTATTGAAGTAGAAATTCGTAATGCTTATGCAGCGTTTAGTCAGAACCTCAACGTAACGGATCCGTTCGTAGCTGTTCGAAGCTCGGCAACGGCAGAAGATCTTCCAGAAGCCTCTTTTGCAGGTCAGCAGGATACATATCTTGAGATTTCTGGGATCACAGAGCTTCTATATCACATTAAGAAATGCTGGGCGTCACTTTGGACAGCACGAGCCATTTACTATCGCGAAAAACAGCAGTTCAACCATTTTGACGTCTCCCTCTGTGCGGTTGTACAACTGATGGTAAATAGTGAAAAATCAGGTGTGATTTTTACAGCGAATCCGATTACAGGTGAACGCGAGCAGATGATGATTAATGCGAGCTGGGGACTTGGGGAAGCGGTTGTTTCTGGGATGGTTTCACCAGATGAGTACATCGTCGATAAGAGAACGTTCAAACTAATCGAAAAGCATGTAGCCGAAAAGAAAGTGCTTGTCGTAAAGAAAGCAAACGCAATCGGAACGGATACGGTTGCGGTGAAAGAATACTTAAGTGAGGGCCACGTTAACCAACAGTGCTTAACGCAAGCTGAAATCGCTCACCTTTCTCGTGACGCGGTTCGAATTGAAGAACTGTATCAAACGCCTCAGGATATTGAGTGGGGTCTTGATTGCCAAACGAATGAACTATACATTCTGCAAGCTCGTCCAATTACAACGCTAAAAGAGGAGGAAACAAAAGTGGTTGAAAAAGTAGAAACGCCAAAAAAGATGCTCGTTAGAGGATTAGCGGCTTCACCTGGATCTGCTAGTGGAAAGGTTCGGAAAATCAAAGATATTAGTGAAGTTTCCCTTGTGGAAGAAGGCGACATTCTAGTGACCATCATGACCAATCCAGATATGATTCCTGCCATGAAAAAAGCAGCAGCACTCATTACCGATGAAGGCGGGCGCACGTGTCATGCCGCCATTGTTTCACGTGAATTCGGTATTCCATGTATTGTTGGATCTTCGATTGCGACAGATGTGTTAATGGATGGAATGGAAGTGACGGTTGATGCGACGCGTGGAGTGGTATATGAAGGAATTCTAAAAGAAGCTGAACCAGTGAAAAAGAAAGAAGCGGCTAACGAAGCGACGAACAGCACTGAAGAATTCAATGAAGCTCTTCTTCATCAGCTGGCTCCGATTACAGGAACAAAAGTTTATATGAATCTTGGAGAGCCAGATCTGATCAACAAATACAAACATCTGCCGTTTGACGGCATTGGGTTAATGCGAACGGAATTTATCTTTTCAAATATTGGTATTCACCCGATGCATTTGCTTAAAACCGGACAGGAAGAGATGTTTATTGAAAAAATGGCAGAAGGAATCACGAAAGTGGCGCAGGATATCTATCCAAAGCCAATGGTTGTTCGCTTGAGTGACTTCCGCTCAAATGAATTTCGTGGACTCATTGGTGGAGATGAAGTGGAGCCGGTTGAAGCGAATCCGATGATCGGCTGGCGCGGCGTTTCTCGCTACATCTCACCTCAATATGAAGAAGGCTTCCGTTTGGAGTGTCGAGCGATTAAAAAGGTTCGTGATGAATACGGTCTAATCAACGTTTGGACGATGCTTCCGTTCGTTCGGACAACGTGGGAAGTTGAGAAAGTGAAGAAGATTATGGCAGAAGAAGGACTAGTTCAAAATCAAGAGTTCAAGATCTGGATCATGGCAGAGGTGCCTTCCGTGATTTTTGAAGCGGAAGAATTTGCCCAGCTTGTTGATGGATTCAGTATCGGAAGCAATGACTTAACACAGCTTATTTTAGGATCGGACCGTGACTCGGGCATTCTAAACAGCATGGGCTACTTTGATGAGCGTAACCCTTCTGTAAAACGAGCAATTAAACAACTCATTCATGGAGCACATAAGCATGGTAAAACCGTCTCTATTTGTGGCCAGGGCCCATCGACTTACCCAGAATTCACAGAGTTTCTTATTCAAGAAGGGATTGATAGCGTAAGCATTAATCCAGATACGGTGGCAGCGACAAGAAGGTCGGTTGCGTCGGTTGAACAGCGCATGATTCTAAATAAAGTTAGAGGGTTATAA
- a CDS encoding MFS transporter, with protein MKRLNATRKNDLLLLTSMGITNIGGWIYHIAINLILLDQTGSALAVTGLYLLKPFATLFTNPWAGSLIDRVNKRRLMILVNIAQALVMLILPLLSSLWTIYVFVFLINMGSSIFHPTSMTYMTKLLPKERRIRFNSLRSLVDSGAFVIGPAIAGLLFIIGTPTNAIYINAVALFLAGLLFLLLPDVETGSLMNRSSTISFQMMKEDWRIVYTFSRSAIFVILIYFLVSAVGIMSWGVDSLEASFATEVLHLASTEYGFLVSIAGIGVLLGAILNTVIAEKGEPLSLIGGGAIVLSIGYLIFALSSSFQLAAIGCFVLSFSLSFMNTGFYTFYQNNIPVDVMGRIGSLFEWIEAIFVIAVMVGCGIAAELISIRFSVLVGSSVMLSFALLLVGVVMVKRTSMRSEEEHRLAK; from the coding sequence ATGAAGCGTCTAAATGCTACTCGGAAGAACGATCTGTTGCTGCTCACATCAATGGGCATTACAAATATCGGGGGATGGATTTATCATATTGCCATTAATCTCATCCTATTAGATCAAACGGGTTCAGCTCTTGCTGTGACAGGACTGTATTTACTAAAGCCGTTCGCAACTCTGTTCACAAATCCCTGGGCGGGCAGTTTGATTGATCGCGTGAACAAACGTAGGCTTATGATTTTGGTGAATATCGCTCAGGCATTGGTAATGCTTATTCTCCCGCTACTATCCAGTCTATGGACGATTTATGTCTTTGTTTTTCTGATTAACATGGGTAGCTCGATTTTTCATCCAACATCAATGACCTACATGACGAAGCTTCTTCCTAAAGAAAGGCGAATCCGCTTCAATTCCCTTCGAAGCCTGGTCGATTCAGGTGCATTTGTGATCGGACCAGCGATTGCTGGTTTGTTATTTATCATCGGAACGCCAACCAATGCCATTTACATTAATGCAGTAGCATTATTTCTTGCAGGTCTGCTATTTTTATTGCTACCTGATGTAGAAACAGGAAGTCTCATGAATAGATCAAGTACGATTTCATTTCAAATGATGAAAGAAGATTGGCGCATTGTATACACGTTTAGCCGAAGCGCGATTTTTGTTATTTTAATTTACTTTCTAGTGAGTGCAGTTGGCATAATGAGCTGGGGAGTAGATTCACTTGAAGCAAGTTTCGCAACAGAGGTCCTTCATCTGGCAAGCACCGAATATGGATTTCTCGTAAGTATTGCTGGAATCGGAGTTCTTCTAGGAGCCATTCTCAATACCGTTATTGCAGAAAAAGGAGAACCGCTTTCGTTAATAGGAGGCGGAGCAATCGTGCTTTCCATAGGATATCTGATATTTGCTTTATCGTCATCATTCCAGTTAGCTGCAATCGGCTGCTTTGTTCTTTCCTTTTCCCTTTCGTTCATGAATACGGGTTTCTACACTTTTTATCAAAACAATATTCCCGTTGACGTCATGGGGAGGATTGGAAGTTTGTTCGAATGGATTGAGGCAATTTTTGTTATCGCTGTGATGGTCGGCTGCGGGATCGCTGCAGAGCTCATATCCATACGATTTAGCGTCTTAGTAGGCTCAAGTGTGATGCTAAGCTTTGCTTTACTTCTTGTTGGAGTTGTTATGGTCAAACGAACTAGTATGAGGTCCGAGGAAGAACACCGGTTGGCTAAATAG
- a CDS encoding copper resistance CopC family protein, producing MKKIVVLTIACLLTFGNLTYAHTGIESSNPEDGSTITEELNTVTLTFETEIEETSSFELQNANGETVAVDNITVENNTMTGTFDQPIANGDYEVPWKIIGVDGHPIEGTFSFSVDAPESEVAEEESTSEEATNGSAEDTDEQVDKEEETKTDTAEEESSNGTVMGIVIAVLVIVLIGSVLLMRRKK from the coding sequence ATGAAAAAAATAGTAGTATTAACGATTGCATGTCTACTCACGTTTGGGAATTTAACTTACGCCCACACTGGAATAGAAAGTTCTAACCCTGAGGATGGAAGTACGATCACAGAGGAGTTAAACACAGTAACGCTCACTTTCGAAACAGAAATAGAGGAAACAAGCTCATTTGAATTACAAAATGCGAATGGTGAAACTGTAGCTGTTGATAACATCACTGTTGAAAACAATACGATGACTGGAACGTTTGATCAGCCAATTGCAAACGGAGATTATGAAGTGCCGTGGAAAATTATTGGAGTTGATGGTCATCCGATCGAAGGAACGTTTTCTTTTTCAGTAGACGCACCTGAATCAGAAGTAGCGGAAGAAGAGTCAACTTCTGAAGAAGCAACAAACGGTTCAGCAGAAGATACAGATGAACAAGTGGATAAAGAAGAAGAGACAAAGACAGATACGGCTGAAGAGGAAAGTTCTAACGGTACGGTAATGGGCATCGTTATTGCTGTCCTGGTTATCGTACTCATTGGAAGTGTTTTGTTGATGAGGAGGAAAAAATAA
- a CDS encoding CopD family protein, with translation MLILTVISEALLYISFALLIADYLFSFISHDKKPVIHVPKKVRLLAAVGIAVFSFMPILDLLLYLYEDYGIGQALSSVLVTFKVGQAWSFTVLLSIILSLYILFVDDGQEKRYPFIGMVLLLFLILGLGWASHSSSLHPVKGFIIHTIHFTAVITWVGVLFVISWFSKNAANWTQFLRWFHPTAIICFTVVGITGLLLMQFVVPLQDYPDAWMVSYGQSLLIKHLLIVPLLGYAFLNGVIMKKKLKESNAFDPRPWTKVESVMVLLIFAATGAMSHSSPPNNLASLISLEGVSPLFTLFTNGLVPPGASVELVVNVNALLLGTLAVVFMVVMIAGFMKKMAPLFSFLMSVLFIISGYLALLQSVQIM, from the coding sequence ATGTTGATTCTAACAGTAATCAGTGAAGCGCTGCTTTATATTAGCTTTGCGCTACTGATTGCGGATTATCTTTTCTCATTTATTTCACATGATAAAAAGCCGGTTATTCATGTTCCTAAAAAAGTTCGGCTTTTGGCTGCAGTAGGGATTGCGGTTTTTTCCTTCATGCCGATTTTGGATTTACTTCTTTATTTATATGAGGACTATGGAATAGGACAAGCACTGTCGTCGGTATTAGTTACATTTAAAGTAGGTCAGGCTTGGAGTTTTACGGTTCTTCTATCCATTATTTTAAGCCTATATATTCTTTTTGTTGATGATGGACAGGAGAAGAGATATCCATTCATCGGTATGGTTCTTCTTCTGTTTCTTATTCTAGGACTAGGGTGGGCGAGCCATTCAAGCTCTCTTCATCCTGTTAAAGGATTTATCATTCACACAATACACTTTACGGCTGTTATTACCTGGGTAGGAGTACTTTTTGTTATAAGCTGGTTTTCAAAAAACGCGGCAAACTGGACGCAATTTCTGAGGTGGTTTCATCCAACCGCTATTATCTGCTTCACAGTAGTAGGGATCACAGGGCTATTGTTAATGCAGTTTGTTGTTCCATTACAAGATTATCCTGATGCATGGATGGTTTCTTACGGACAAAGCTTATTAATCAAACACTTGCTCATTGTTCCACTACTTGGATACGCCTTCCTGAATGGCGTCATCATGAAGAAAAAGCTTAAAGAGAGCAATGCATTTGATCCTAGACCGTGGACAAAAGTAGAATCCGTGATGGTGTTACTGATTTTTGCCGCTACGGGTGCGATGAGTCACTCTTCACCTCCAAACAATCTGGCTTCTCTCATTAGCCTCGAAGGCGTATCTCCGCTGTTTACGCTATTTACAAACGGCTTAGTTCCACCTGGTGCCTCTGTTGAATTAGTCGTTAACGTAAATGCGCTGTTGCTTGGCACTTTAGCAGTCGTGTTTATGGTGGTGATGATTGCTGGATTTATGAAAAAGATGGCACCACTTTTTTCGTTTCTAATGAGCGTATTGTTTATCATATCAGGCTATTTAGCGTTGTTACAAAGCGTTCAAATTATGTAA
- a CDS encoding DUF3189 family protein — MIYIYHDYGGTHTTSIAAAFHLQLLKPSSLPLTSEEVLSVPFFNKLTKKDEGRLIFHGRDSDDHKVYTIGKKSSKLIVPAIIDMTVMLFDHFQVEDQVILSNTSPTVPFVMSIGGGLSRGLGLDALGVPLLIKGAKKCSPLIYDLVEHTKKQAHQTTEKVLLLDNKHFKV; from the coding sequence ATGATTTACATTTACCATGACTACGGTGGCACACACACCACCTCCATTGCAGCCGCTTTTCATTTACAGCTTTTGAAGCCTTCTTCTCTTCCTTTAACAAGTGAAGAAGTTCTGTCGGTGCCCTTCTTTAACAAATTAACAAAAAAGGACGAGGGACGACTTATTTTTCACGGAAGAGATTCAGATGATCATAAAGTCTACACAATTGGAAAAAAATCATCGAAACTAATTGTGCCGGCCATAATTGATATGACGGTCATGCTTTTTGATCATTTTCAAGTAGAAGATCAAGTTATCCTCTCAAACACGTCACCAACAGTACCGTTTGTTATGTCCATTGGAGGCGGTCTTTCCCGAGGACTTGGCTTAGATGCTCTCGGTGTACCGCTACTTATTAAAGGAGCGAAAAAATGCAGCCCGCTCATTTATGATCTCGTTGAGCATACGAAAAAACAAGCTCACCAAACGACTGAAAAAGTACTTCTACTCGACAATAAGCATTTTAAGGTTTAG
- a CDS encoding AEC family transporter, with the protein MKIIDVILIVLPAFIIFAIGYIGQKKIGFDRKSISTSALYLMYPFLAFQTFYTNDITMDYAYILIFCFLLMIILIIIVTIISRIKALKRSKSAAMILSSVFMNSGNYGVPIILFAYGEEGVHYAIIMMVIQSLLMNTVGLYYASKGSSTATHSLKDSLIKISRMPINHAVLLGIIVQMTDFKVPEFVMQAVNLVADATIPTIMIVLGMQLASLTRGSVKWSDLSTVFSIRMIVSPVLALLLTMALGLNPLLSSILVVLASMPTAANTTMYSLEFNTEPQLVSYSTLLTTVASIITVPLVLWLVGAV; encoded by the coding sequence GTGAAGATCATCGATGTTATTCTAATTGTTTTACCGGCTTTTATTATCTTTGCGATTGGCTATATTGGCCAGAAGAAAATCGGATTTGATCGTAAATCCATTTCGACTTCTGCGCTGTATTTAATGTATCCGTTTCTCGCTTTTCAAACCTTTTATACAAACGACATCACGATGGATTATGCTTATATCCTTATATTCTGCTTTCTCTTAATGATCATTCTAATTATTATCGTTACGATTATCTCGAGAATCAAAGCATTGAAACGTTCTAAATCCGCTGCTATGATCCTTTCTTCCGTATTTATGAATAGCGGCAACTATGGTGTGCCCATCATTCTATTTGCATACGGGGAAGAAGGCGTTCACTATGCGATTATTATGATGGTCATACAGTCATTGCTCATGAATACAGTCGGACTTTATTATGCATCGAAAGGGAGTAGCACAGCAACACATAGCCTGAAAGATTCTCTAATAAAAATCTCACGAATGCCAATTAATCATGCTGTGCTTCTCGGCATCATTGTTCAAATGACTGACTTCAAAGTTCCAGAGTTCGTCATGCAAGCAGTCAACCTAGTTGCAGATGCTACGATTCCAACGATTATGATTGTCCTTGGGATGCAGCTCGCTTCACTAACGAGAGGAAGTGTCAAATGGAGTGATTTATCTACGGTTTTCTCCATTAGAATGATTGTTTCTCCTGTACTCGCACTTCTTCTCACTATGGCACTTGGCTTAAATCCTTTGCTTAGTAGTATTTTAGTTGTACTTGCATCCATGCCAACCGCTGCTAACACGACTATGTATTCGCTTGAATTTAATACAGAACCACAACTTGTTTCTTATAGTACACTCCTAACAACAGTGGCAAGTATAATTACCGTCCCTTTAGTATTATGGCTAGTTGGAGCCGTATAG
- a CDS encoding 2-hydroxycarboxylate transporter family protein has translation MSQEKKSIKIFGLPVLWFVIFAAITLTSLYTGNLPGGMIGSLLIMIILGELLGWIGDHTPIVKTYLGGGAIIAIFGAAFLVYEGWLPESSIATMTTFMKDGAFLNFYIAALITGSILGMNKKILVKVGLRYFLPIMGAVIGAIVVAGLLGSLVGFSLRDAILVITMPIMGGGMGAGAVPMSQVYSELMGNDPAYYISMLVPALALGNVFAIVLASMLNLLGNKFPSLTGNGQLIKGFQYKEEKQTYDIQKMGIGLLAAITFFAIGGLLGDFIPLHPYALMIIIVAIAKIADIIPKNVIDGASQWYKFVASNWTLALLFGIGIAYTDLNTVLEALTLQYILTVFGVVLGAIIGSGLIGKLVGFYPIEAAITAGLCMANMGGTGDVAVLSASRRMELMPFAQISSRLGGALILLLAGLIIPFLA, from the coding sequence ATAAGTCAAGAAAAGAAATCCATTAAAATTTTTGGTCTCCCAGTGCTATGGTTTGTGATATTTGCGGCCATTACACTTACTAGTCTCTATACTGGAAATCTTCCAGGCGGTATGATTGGTAGTTTACTTATTATGATTATACTTGGAGAATTACTAGGTTGGATTGGTGATCATACGCCAATCGTCAAAACATACCTTGGGGGTGGCGCCATTATCGCCATCTTTGGTGCAGCATTCCTTGTTTATGAAGGTTGGTTACCTGAATCTTCGATCGCGACAATGACAACATTCATGAAAGATGGGGCATTCTTGAACTTCTATATTGCTGCGCTCATTACGGGAAGTATCCTTGGAATGAACAAGAAAATCCTCGTAAAGGTTGGTCTGCGCTACTTCTTACCTATTATGGGGGCCGTTATCGGTGCAATTGTTGTCGCTGGTTTATTGGGTTCTCTTGTAGGCTTTTCTTTAAGAGACGCGATCCTTGTAATCACAATGCCAATTATGGGTGGTGGCATGGGCGCTGGTGCTGTTCCGATGAGTCAGGTTTATTCCGAGTTAATGGGCAATGATCCGGCATATTATATTTCTATGCTCGTGCCTGCACTTGCTCTTGGTAACGTATTTGCCATCGTGCTCGCTAGCATGCTTAACCTACTCGGTAACAAATTCCCTTCCCTTACAGGTAACGGGCAATTAATAAAAGGGTTTCAATACAAAGAGGAGAAACAAACTTATGATATTCAAAAGATGGGAATTGGATTACTAGCCGCCATTACCTTCTTTGCGATTGGTGGATTACTTGGAGACTTCATTCCTCTACACCCGTATGCTCTAATGATTATTATCGTTGCTATTGCAAAAATAGCAGACATTATTCCAAAGAACGTCATTGATGGAGCAAGTCAGTGGTACAAATTCGTCGCAAGTAACTGGACACTTGCTCTACTGTTTGGCATTGGGATTGCTTATACTGATTTAAACACGGTACTTGAAGCCCTTACTCTACAATATATTTTAACCGTATTCGGTGTCGTTTTGGGTGCAATTATCGGTTCCGGCTTAATTGGTAAGTTGGTTGGATTCTATCCGATTGAGGCTGCTATAACAGCTGGGTTATGTATGGCGAATATGGGCGGAACTGGTGATGTAGCCGTTCTATCCGCTTCAAGAAGAATGGAACTCATGCCATTTGCTCAGATATCATCCCGACTTGGCGGAGCATTAATTCTCTTGTTAGCAGGTTTAATCATACCCTTTCTCGCTTGA
- a CDS encoding response regulator yields MIQVMIVEDDPMVAQLNKRYVEQLDGFTPSHLSKTANEALSTLASTKIDLVLLDVYMPGVNGIEFLKLVREQNRDVDVILITASSEINQIQQALRLGAIDYLIKPFEFDRFQEALLNYKRNYYKLNDKDQMNQKELDHMLRATLPVPEEVHEPSDNRLLPKGLTKNTLETINTTILSLKANQFSTDDIATTTNISRVSVRKYLKFLSSIGYLEETLTYGVGRPIYQYAINPEKQSTIRHYL; encoded by the coding sequence ATGATTCAAGTTATGATAGTAGAAGACGATCCAATGGTTGCACAATTGAACAAGCGATACGTTGAGCAACTCGATGGTTTTACGCCAAGCCACCTTTCAAAAACAGCTAACGAAGCGTTATCGACATTAGCTTCCACAAAGATTGACCTTGTTCTTCTAGATGTCTATATGCCAGGAGTTAACGGTATCGAATTTCTGAAGTTAGTACGAGAACAAAATCGGGATGTAGATGTTATTTTAATAACAGCCTCTTCCGAAATTAATCAAATTCAGCAAGCATTAAGGCTTGGTGCCATTGATTATCTCATTAAGCCTTTTGAATTCGATCGGTTTCAAGAAGCACTTCTGAACTATAAACGGAATTACTACAAGCTTAACGATAAAGATCAGATGAATCAAAAAGAACTCGATCACATGCTCCGGGCCACACTTCCAGTTCCCGAAGAAGTTCATGAACCTTCAGATAATCGTCTTTTACCTAAAGGTTTAACAAAAAACACACTTGAAACGATCAACACGACCATTCTATCACTTAAAGCTAATCAGTTTTCTACAGATGATATTGCAACAACTACGAACATCTCAAGAGTATCTGTAAGAAAATATTTAAAGTTTCTAAGTAGTATTGGCTATTTGGAAGAGACGTTAACTTATGGGGTAGGCCGACCTATTTACCAATATGCGATTAATCCTGAGAAACAATCTACCATTCGCCATTACCTTTAA